A single window of Nicotiana tomentosiformis chromosome 1, ASM39032v3, whole genome shotgun sequence DNA harbors:
- the LOC138906604 gene encoding uncharacterized protein — translation MCDTFKIKHKNSTAYMPQMSRAVESANKNIKKILRKMVDNYKQWHEKLTFALLGYRTTVCTSSGATPYLLVYGTEEFIPVEVEIPSLRIIQEADLSDAEWVQRRYEQLALIDGKRMNAVCHGQLYENMMARSFNKRVRPRQFTPGQLVLKRIFPHQDEDKGKFSPS, via the coding sequence ATGTGTGataccttcaagatcaagcataagaattccacagcatacatgccGCAAATGAGCAGAGCCGTAGAAtctgccaacaagaacatcaagaagatattgaggaaaatggtagataattacaaacaatggcacgagaagctgaCATTCGCTCTGCTCGGATATCGTACCACGGTTTGCACATCATCTGGGGCAACACCTTAcctattggtttatggcactgaagaATTTATTCCTGTcgaagtagaaatcccttctttaagaattatacaagaagccgATCTTagcgatgcagaatgggtacAGAGACGTTACGagcaactagctctcattgatggtaaaagaatgaatgcggtgtgtcacggtcaactctatgAGAACATGATGGCAAGATccttcaacaaaagggtcagacCGAGGCAATTTACACCAGGGCAATTGGTGCTAAAACGAATCTTCCCACATCAAGATGAAGACAAGGGGAAGTTTTCACCCAGTTAG
- the LOC138906605 gene encoding uncharacterized protein has protein sequence MTVTYNEIMQYKDSDLEDLEDDTIPEEIVREVKNFENKLKSNLDETEAINLGDSELVKETRISIHLSPSEKEEYIRFLKEYEDIFSWSYDDMMGLSISIVAHKLPTNPTCPPVKQKLRKFKLNMSLKIKEKVTKKIKSKVLRMVEYPTWLANIVPVPKKDGKVRGMC, from the coding sequence atgaCTGTGACATATAATGAAATAATGCAATATAAGGATAGTGATTTAGAGGACCTAGAAGATGATACGATACCTGAGGAAATCgtcagagaagtgaaaaattttgaaaacaagctaaagtccaatttggatgaaaCTGAAGcaattaacttaggggattccgaaCTGGTCAAGGAAACacgcataagcattcatctatcaccgtcagagaaagaAGAGTACATAAGATTCTTAAAAGAATATGAAGATATCTTTTcatggtcctacgacgatatgATGGGTTTGAGcatatccatagtagctcacaagttaCCCACTAATCCTAcatgtccaccggtaaagcagaagcttagAAAATTCAAGCTgaatatgagtttgaagataaaagagaagGTCACCAAGAAGATCAAATCCAAGGTTCTTAGAATGGTCGAGTACCCaacttggttggccaacattgtgccagttccgaagaaagatgggaaagtcagaggtATGTGTTGA